From the Halomonas sp. MCCC 1A13316 genome, the window TGGCTTGCAGGCCATGTCGATGGCCTTCATGGTCGACACGCGCGAGCCCATGGTGTGGCGCGGGCCGATGGTCGCGGGTGCCTTCCAGCAGCTGCTAACCCAGACGGCATGGCAGGATCTCGACGTGCTTTTCATCGACATGCCTCCAGGCACCGGTGACATTCAGCTGACCCTGGCGCAGAAGGTGCCGGTGGACGGTGCGGTGATAGTCACCACGCCGCAGGACATCGCGCTGCTCGATGCCCGCAAGGGTATCGAGATGTTTCGCAAGGTGAACGTGCCGGTGCTGGGCGTGGTGGAAAACATGAGCTTGCACGTATGCTCCAATTGCGGCCAGGCCGAGCCGATCTTCGGCGAAGGTGGCGGCGAACGGATTGCCGAGGAGTACGATACGCGCGTGCTGGGCCGGCTGCCGTTGGCACTGTCAATCCGCGAGCAGGTGGACGGAGGGCGGCCAACGGTGGTCGCCGAGCCGGAGGGAGAGGTGACCGGTACTTTCCGCGCCATGGCGCGGCAGATTGCCGAAGAACTCGAGGGCCAGGAGTCAGGCGAAGGACCGAGCATCAGCTTCAGCGATTGAACCATTGCGCGGGGCCAGTGACGCCCGCCACGAGGGCCGCTATGATAGCGGCCCTACTTGTTTTTTCGGCACATCATTTCAGGACGTCCCATGAGCATCAAGCCCGACAGTTGGATCCGCCGCATGGCCGAGCGGGAAGGTATGATCGAACCCTTCGAAGCCGACCAAGTGCGTTACGTGAACGATCAGCGGGTGATCTCCTACGGGACCTCCAGCTACGGCTACGATGTCCGCTGCGCCGATGAGTTCAAGGTGTTCACCAACATTCACTCCGCGGTGGTCGACCCCAAGGCGTTCGACGAGAAGAGCTTCGTTGATATCAAGGGTGACATCTGCGTCATTCCACCGAACTCCTTTGCCTTGGCGCGCACCGTGGAATACTTCCGCATTCCGCGCAGCGTGCTGACCATCTGCCTTGGCAAGTCGACCTACGCTCGCTGCGGTATCATCGTCAACGTCACGCCGTTGGAGCCGGAGTGGGAGGGGCACGTGACCCTGGAGTTCTCCAACACTACCAACCTGCCGGCCAAGATCTACGCCAACGAAGGCGTGGCGCAGATGCTTTTCCTGGAGTCGGATGAGGTCTGCGACACTTCCTACAAGGATCGCGGCGGCAAGTATATGGGGCAGAGGGGGGTCACCTTGCCCCGTACCTGAGAGAAAGCGCCGATTTATTGCTGCGCTCGACATCCTGACCGCCGGCGGTGCTCAAAATCCTCATGTAGCAGGCTACACTCCGGTTTTTGCGCTCCGGCGGCAATCAGCCTGTCATCGCTCGCGACATTAATCGCCAGCTTTCAACTATTCCTCGTCGAGCTCTTCGGCGGCGTCGGCGTGTGACATTCGCATGCCTTGTGGGGGAAGCGGCATGCCGTCGAATGTGGCAATTTCTCCCTCGAGACGCAGACGCCCCTCCAGGAACCACTTGACGGCGATGGGGTAGATCAGGTGCTCGCGGGCGTGCACTTTCTCCTTGAGGCTGGCTTCGGTTTCGCCATCGCTCACCTCCACTACGGCCTGGATCGCCACTGGACCGCCGTCGAGTTCCTCGGTGACGAAGTGTACGCTGCAGCCATGCTCGGCCACGCCATCTGCCAACGCCTTGGCGTGGGTATTGAGGCCACGATAGGCGGGTAGCAGGGAGGGGTGTATGTTGAGCATGCGGCCGTGGAAGCGTTGCACGAAGCGTGAGCTGAGGATGCGCATGAAACCGGCGAGCACCACGAGGTCGGGCTCGTGGCGTTCGATCACCTTGATCAGTGCGCCGTCGTAGGCCTCACGGCTGTCGTACTCGCCGTGGGGCAGCACTACCGCATCAATGCCGGCATCTCGCGCGCGCTGCAAGCCGTAAGCATCCGCCACGTTGGAGATCACCGCAACGATCTCGCCGCCTAGCCGTTCGTGGGTCTGCTCGTCGATCAGCGCCTGCAGGTTGCTGCCGTTGCCGGAGATCAGTACCACCACCCGGCGCGCGACGTTTGGCTCGGGGGTGAAGCCGTTGAGGGTGTCGCTGACGGATGACTCGCTCATGCCTCGAGGTTCTCCAGTTGCACCGCTTCCTCGTCTTCGCCGCGTGCAACGATATCGCCGATGCGATAGACCGTTTCGCCCTGTGCCTGCAGGTGAGCGCGGGCCTGGTCGGCCTGGTCGGCAGGCACGGCGACGACCATGCCGATGCCGCAGTTCAGCACGCGATACATTTCGTGCTCGGCCACGTTGCCCTGCTCCTGCAGCCAGTCGAACAGCGCCGGACGGGACCAGCTCTTTGCATCGATGCGGGCAGCGAGCGTTTTCGGCAACACCCGAGGCACGTTTTCCAGCAGCCCGCCACCGGTAATATGTGACAGGGCATGCACCGCGACACCGCTCTCCTTGATCAAGGACAGCAGCGGCTTGACGTAGATGCGCGTGGGTGCGAGCAGGGCATCGCCGAGGGGCTGGCCGTCGATGGCGGTATCCAGCGAAGCGCCGCTGACCTCGAGGATCTTGCGGATCAGCGAGTAACCGTTGGAGTGTGCCCCGGTGGAGGCGATGCCCAGCAGCACGTCGCCTTCACCGACCTTGCTGCCGTCGAGGATTTCTGACTTCTCCACCACGCCTACGCAGAAGCCGGCCAGGTCATAGTCGCTGCCCTCGTACATGCCGGGCATTTCGGCGGTTTCACCGCCGACCAGCGCGCAGCCGGCCCGCTCGCAGCCTTCACCGATTCCGGCCACCACGTCGGCGGCAATGTCCACATCGAGCTTGCCCGTGGCATAGTAGTCGAGAAAGAACAACGGTTCGGCGCCGGCGACGACCAGGTCGTTGACGCACATGGCGACCAGGTCGATGCCGATGGTGTCATGACGACCCAGATCCATGGCCAGGCGCAGCTTGGTGCCCACGCCGTCGGTGCCGGAGACCAGTACCGGTTCGCGGTAGCCTGATGGCAGCTGGCACAGGGCGCCGAAGCCACCCAGTCCACCCATCACCTCGGGGCGCATGGTACGCTTCGCGACGCCCTTGATGCGATCGACCAGGGCATTGCCGGCATCGATGTCAACACCGGCATCCTTGTAGCTCAGCGAAGCCTTGGCATTGTCGGGAGAGGTGGAATCGGTCATGGC encodes:
- the purN gene encoding phosphoribosylglycinamide formyltransferase, whose translation is MSESSVSDTLNGFTPEPNVARRVVVLISGNGSNLQALIDEQTHERLGGEIVAVISNVADAYGLQRARDAGIDAVVLPHGEYDSREAYDGALIKVIERHEPDLVVLAGFMRILSSRFVQRFHGRMLNIHPSLLPAYRGLNTHAKALADGVAEHGCSVHFVTEELDGGPVAIQAVVEVSDGETEASLKEKVHAREHLIYPIAVKWFLEGRLRLEGEIATFDGMPLPPQGMRMSHADAAEELDEE
- the apbC gene encoding iron-sulfur cluster carrier protein ApbC; this encodes MIEGVKHIVAVASGKGGVGKSTVTVNLALAMAAEGYRVGILDADIHGPSQAQMLGVPEGVRPQQAGENKFRPLEMHGLQAMSMAFMVDTREPMVWRGPMVAGAFQQLLTQTAWQDLDVLFIDMPPGTGDIQLTLAQKVPVDGAVIVTTPQDIALLDARKGIEMFRKVNVPVLGVVENMSLHVCSNCGQAEPIFGEGGGERIAEEYDTRVLGRLPLALSIREQVDGGRPTVVAEPEGEVTGTFRAMARQIAEELEGQESGEGPSISFSD
- the dcd gene encoding dCTP deaminase; translation: MSIKPDSWIRRMAEREGMIEPFEADQVRYVNDQRVISYGTSSYGYDVRCADEFKVFTNIHSAVVDPKAFDEKSFVDIKGDICVIPPNSFALARTVEYFRIPRSVLTICLGKSTYARCGIIVNVTPLEPEWEGHVTLEFSNTTNLPAKIYANEGVAQMLFLESDEVCDTSYKDRGGKYMGQRGVTLPRT
- the purM gene encoding phosphoribosylformylglycinamidine cyclo-ligase, translating into MTDSTSPDNAKASLSYKDAGVDIDAGNALVDRIKGVAKRTMRPEVMGGLGGFGALCQLPSGYREPVLVSGTDGVGTKLRLAMDLGRHDTIGIDLVAMCVNDLVVAGAEPLFFLDYYATGKLDVDIAADVVAGIGEGCERAGCALVGGETAEMPGMYEGSDYDLAGFCVGVVEKSEILDGSKVGEGDVLLGIASTGAHSNGYSLIRKILEVSGASLDTAIDGQPLGDALLAPTRIYVKPLLSLIKESGVAVHALSHITGGGLLENVPRVLPKTLAARIDAKSWSRPALFDWLQEQGNVAEHEMYRVLNCGIGMVVAVPADQADQARAHLQAQGETVYRIGDIVARGEDEEAVQLENLEA